GAAGCGCAGGGCGCCGATCCTGGGTCGGGTTCTCGGCTGGGGCACCGCGGCCGACGCTCTGAGCCTCGCTGCCCCGGACCCCGCGGGGCGGGGCCTGGCGCGGGCGGCGCGCGCGGCCCTGCGGCAAGCGGGGCGTTCGCCCGAGGAAGTCTCCTTCGTGGTCGCCCACGCCACCGGCACGCCCACCAACGACCGCTCGGAGGCCCTGGCGCTGCGCGAAGTGTTCGGGGCCCGCCTGCCCGGGCTGCCCGTGACCGCGCTAAAGGGAGCCACCGGGCACTGCTTCGGGGCCTCCGCCGCCATCGAGGCAGCTGTGGCCCTGGCCTGCCTGCGCCACGGCTCGATCCCTCCGGTGGTGGGGCTTCGCGACCTGGACCCGGGGCTGGTCGTCCAGCCGGCGCGCCAGCGGCCCCGGCAGGTGGGCCCCGGAGTCGCGCTGGCCCTGGCGTCCGGCCTGGGGGGACAGAACACGGCCCTGGTCCTGGGAGGCGCCCGGTGATCGGGGACGGACTCGCCGTCACCGCGTGGGGCCGGTGGGGCGCGCCGGGGCTGCCCGACTTCTGGGCGCTGGGCACGGACCGGCGGGAGGAGCCGGCGGTCGAGGCCCTGGCCGTCCTGGCCAGGCACTGCCTGGACCAGGCGGGTTTGGCGCCCGGACCCACGGTTGCCCTGGCACTGGCCCTAGGCAGCGCCATTCGCGGATTGAACGAGCAGCACGCCCAGGCCGTCTTCTCGGGGACCCCGGCCGCACTGAGCCCGCGGGTGTTTCTGTACACCACGCCCAACGCCGTCGCGGCCCGGGTGTCGATTCTCCTCGGCCTCACGGGCGAGAGCCTCACCCTGCCCGACCCGGGTGCACCGTTCTGGGTCGCCGCGGACCTGCTGCGCACCGGGCGCGCCGAGGTGGTCCTGGTCGGCGGCGCGTCCGCGCAGGCGGGCCCCAGTGGGCACGGGCGGCAGAGAGCTGCCCTGCTCTGCCTCGAACCTGCAACCCGCGGGCAGAACCGGAACCGCCCCCCGCAAGCAGGTCTTCGCCTGGACCCGACGACCCAGAGTGGCTGCTGGCCGGACGAGGAAGAGCACGGGGTCGCGGAGGCGCTCGTCGGGATGGTCGAGGCGGGCAGCCCCGGGGCGGTAGCCTGCGGCCGGCGCGGCCGCGTCCTGGTCGAAACATGTGTCCGGCTCTCGAAGGATTCCGCCCCATGAAGGTTCTCCTGATCACCCCCGTCGGCCAATCGAAGCTCCTGGGCTCGAGCTTCTACTTCCGCTTCCCCTTCCTGAGCCTCCCCACGGTGGCAGGGCTCACCCCGCCGGGGGTGGACGTGCGGATCGTCGATGAGAAGGTGGACGAGATCCCCTGGGAGGCCCGGCCCGACCTGGTGGGCATCACCGCCATGACCCCGCTCGCGCCTCGGGCTTACGAGATCGCCGACCGCTTCCGCGCCGCCGGGGTGCCGGTGGTCCTGGGGGGCATGCACCCCTCGGTGCTCCCCGAGGAGGCCCTGGGGCACGCCGACGCGGTGGTGGCGGGCGAGGCCGAGAGCGTGTGGCCCCGGGTCATCGAGGACGCGCGCCAAGGCACCCTGGCCGGCGTCTACCGGGCGGAGGGGTTCCCGGACCTCGGCCGGTGCGCGGCAGCTCCCCAGCGGGACCTCCTCGCGGCCGAGAAGTACATGCCCGTCACCTTCATGGAGACCAGCCGCGGGTGCCCCCACGGGTGTCACTTCTGCTCGGTCACCCGGTTTTTCGGCGGCAAGCACCGCACCCTGCCCGTGGACCTGGTGGTGGCGCAGCTCAAGGAGCTCAAGCCCACCGAGAAGCGCTTCGCGATCAAGAACTGCGTCTTCTTCGTGGACGACAACATCATCGGCGACCCGGACCACGCAGCAGCGCTCTTCGAGGCCATCCGGCCCTTCAACCTGCGCTGGCTCGGCCAGACCTCCATCGCCATCGCCCAGCGCCCCGATCTCCTGCGGGCCATGGCCGCGAGCGGGTGCATGGGCATCGAGATCGGCTTCGAGACCGTGAGCGACACCCAGGAGAGCAAGCGCATCGGCAAGCCGGTGAAGGACCCGGCCGAGGTGCTGGAGGCTGTACAAGTCATCCACGGCCACGGCATCGGCATCCAGGGATCGTTCATCTTCGGCTTCGACCACGACGCCCCGGGGGTCTTCGAGCGCACCGCCCGCTTCGTGGACAAAGCCCGCCTCGACGCCGTGTACGTGGGCATCCTCACCCCCTACCCCGGCACCCGGAGCTACCGCAAGCTCGTGGAGGAGGGGCGCATCCTGCACGAGCGGTGGGAGGAGTACGACACCGCCCACGTGGTGTTCGAGCCCAAGGGCATGACTCCCCGGGAGCTCGAGGCGGGCTACCACCGGATGCTGCGCCACATCTACAGCTGGCGCAGCATGGGGCGGCGCCTCCTGGGGAGCCGCACCCAGCCG
This genomic interval from Thermodesulfobacteriota bacterium contains the following:
- a CDS encoding beta-ketoacyl synthase N-terminal-like domain-containing protein; its protein translation is MIGDGLAVTAWGRWGAPGLPDFWALGTDRREEPAVEALAVLARHCLDQAGLAPGPTVALALALGSAIRGLNEQHAQAVFSGTPAALSPRVFLYTTPNAVAARVSILLGLTGESLTLPDPGAPFWVAADLLRTGRAEVVLVGGASAQAGPSGHGRQRAALLCLEPATRGQNRNRPPQAGLRLDPTTQSGCWPDEEEHGVAEALVGMVEAGSPGAVACGRRGRVLVETCVRLSKDSAP
- a CDS encoding radical SAM protein, whose translation is MKVLLITPVGQSKLLGSSFYFRFPFLSLPTVAGLTPPGVDVRIVDEKVDEIPWEARPDLVGITAMTPLAPRAYEIADRFRAAGVPVVLGGMHPSVLPEEALGHADAVVAGEAESVWPRVIEDARQGTLAGVYRAEGFPDLGRCAAAPQRDLLAAEKYMPVTFMETSRGCPHGCHFCSVTRFFGGKHRTLPVDLVVAQLKELKPTEKRFAIKNCVFFVDDNIIGDPDHAAALFEAIRPFNLRWLGQTSIAIAQRPDLLRAMAASGCMGIEIGFETVSDTQESKRIGKPVKDPAEVLEAVQVIHGHGIGIQGSFIFGFDHDAPGVFERTARFVDKARLDAVYVGILTPYPGTRSYRKLVEEGRILHERWEEYDTAHVVFEPKGMTPRELEAGYHRMLRHIYSWRSMGRRLLGSRTQPAFFVPMNLGFKVSLGRMLRELAAEARGRA